TGAAACAGCTACATCAACAGCATCATCCACGCGCATGATTGTTTTGAAGAAAAACGATGTTGCGTGGAAAGAGATAGGATTCATAAATGAGAAAAAGTTTATTGTTACTGCCGGTGTTAATCGCCGCATTCGCCGGCCCGGTTAACGCAGATGATGCCGCTATCCAGCAGACGCTAAAAAAATTAGATATTCAGCAAGCTGATGTCCAACCTTCGCCGATCCCAGGTTTGAGCACGGTGATGACCGAAAGCGGGGTGCTTTATATCTCGGCCGACGGTAAACATCTGTTGCAAGGCCCGCTGTATGATGTGAGCGGTAGCCAGCCCGTTAATATAACCAATCAGATGCTGGTGAAAAAGCTTGAAGCATTGAGCAGTGAAATGATTGTGTATAAAGCACCACAGGAAAAACATGTTGTTACGGTGTTTACCGATATCACCTGTGGGTACTGCCATAAGTTGCATGAGCAGATGAAAGACTATAACGCGCTGGGCATTACCGTGCGTTATCTGGCGTTCCCACGTCAGGGCTTAAGCTCTCAGGCAGAAAAAGATATGCGATCCATCTGGTGTATGGCTGATCGTAATAAAGCTTTCGATGATGCAATGAAAGGCACTGAGGTATCACCAGCTACTTGTAAAACAGACATTAGCAAGCATTACCAGCTCGGCGTACAGTTTGGTATTCAGGGCACGCCTGCAATTGTGCTGCAAAATGGCACTATCGTTCCGGGGTATCTGGAGCCGAAAGAGATGTTGGCAATGCTGAATAAGCATCAGGCTTCCTTAAAAGCGGCGGGTTAATCACCCGTGACACTCAAAACTCAACTTCGTCGTCGTGAGGCGGCGGATGACAGCCATTTACCCGCGCAATTGCACCCGTTACTGCGCCGTCTCTATGCCAGTCGTGGGGTTAAAACTGCGACAGAACTGGAACGGGGCGTGAAAGGTCTATTGCCCTGGCAGCAACTCGATGGCATTGACGCAGGGGTTACCCTGTTACAGCAAGCGCTGGCTGACAAACGGCGTATCGTGATTGTCGGCGATTTTGATGCCGACGGTGCCACCAGCACTGCATTGGCAGTACTGGCTTTGCGCAGCATGGGTGGCAGTAATGTTGATTACCTGGTGCCCAATCGCTTTGACGATGGCTACGGGCTTAGCCCGGAAGTGGTTGAACAGGTCGCTGCCCGTGGTGCGGAATTGATTGTCACGGTCGATAACGGCATTTCTTCTCATGCCGGGGTGGATTTGGCCCATACCTTGGGCATTCAGGTACTGGTTACCGATCACCATCTGCCGGGTGAAACCTTGCCAGCGGCTGAAGCTATCATTAATCCGAACCTGGTTGGTTGTGATTTTCTCTCCAAATCACTGGCTGGGGTGGGTGTTACCTTCTATCTGATGTTGGCATTGCGCGCCCGTTTGCGTGTGAGCGGGTGGTTTGAGCAACGTGCTTTAGCGGAGCCAAATCTGGCAGAACTGCTGGATTTAGTGGCGCTGGGGACGGTGGCTGATGTGGTGCCACTGGATGCCAATAACCGGATTCTGGTCCATCAAGGATTAAGCCGAATTCGTGCGGGGAAATGCCGTCCAGGGGTCCGCGCACTATTGGAAGTCGCCAACCGCGATGCCCGTCAATTGGCTGCCAACGATCTGGGCTTCTCCCTTGGCCCACGGCTTAACGCTGCCGGTCGCCTTGATGACATGTCTATTGGGGTCGCACTTCTTCTCACTGACGATATCGCTCAGGCCAGAGCTTTAGCAATCGATCTGGATGCCCTTAATCAAGCGCGCCGAGAGATAGAGCAGGGGATGCAGGTTGAGGCGTTGCAACTGTGCGACCAACTGGAACGTACCAGCACTGAATTGCCCTATGGCATTGCGATGTATCATCCAGAATGGCATCAGGGTGTGGTAGGGATTTTGGCCTCGCGCATCAAAGAACGTTTTCATCGGCCAGTCATTGCTTTCGCCCCTGCGGGTGAGGGGTTACTGAAGGGATCGGGCCGCAGCGTAGCTGGGTTACATATGCGCGATGCGCTTGAGCGCCTGGATACATTGAACCCAGGGTTGATGCTGAAGTTTGGCGGCCATGCGATGGCGGCGGGATTATCATTGGAACAAGATAAATTCGATGAGTTCCGTCAGCGTTTTGCCGATTTAGTCGGTGAATGGATGGATGCCTCACAATTGGAAGGCGTTATTTGGTCCGATGGTGAACTGAAAGGCAACGAACTATCGCTGGAAACAGCGGAGTTGTTGCGCGATGGCGGCCCATGGGGGCAGTCCTTCCCTGAGCCAACATTTGATGGCAAATTCCGTATTTTGCAGCAACGGTTGGTGGGGGAACGCCATCTAAAACTGATGATTGAGCCGCTGAATGGCGGGCCGCTACTCGATGGTATTGCGTTTAATATCGATACCACCTTATGGCCGGACAGCAGCGTGCGTGAAGTTAAGCTGGCTTACAAACTCGATATTAATGAATATCGCGGTAATCGTAGTGTCCAGTTGTTGGTCCAGCATTTGTGGCCTTATTAGGCAACATTCAAATAAAACCCGATGAGCTGGCTTAGGCCAGTGATTCGGGTGAATAAGTCGGGTTAACGCCACTGTAATTTCAAGTAAGCAGGAAATATAGTCAACGAGCTATAAACCGCCGAACAGATCCGTTAGAATTACCAATTCTGTGCCCTAAATAATTCGAGTTGTAGGAACGCGGCAACTGAGTAAATTTCGAAGGATTGACGTCAGTCAATGATTCGGGTGAACGAAGACAGCCAACACTCATGCAGCTTGAAGTATGACGGGTATAATGACATTCCGTCATCTACGACTCAACGTAAGACTCAAAACCATGTTTGAAATAAACCCGGTAAAAAATCGAATTCAGGACCTGTCTGATCGGACAGACATTCTCAGGGGGTATCTTTGACTATGATGCCAAGAAAGAGCGACTGGAAGAAGTAAACGCCGAGCTGGAACAGCCCGACGTCTGGAATGAACCTGAGCGTGCGCAAGCGCTGGGTAAAGAGCGTTCTGCGCTAGAAGAGATTGTCTCGACCATTGATCAATTGGATCAAGGTATGGAAGACGTTTCCGGCTTGCTGGAATTGGCTATTGAAGCTGACGATGAAGAGACCTTTAACGAAGCCATTGCTGAGTTAGATATCCTTGACGGCAAGCTGGGCCAGCTCGAATTCCGCCGCATGTTTTCTGGTGAATATGATAGCGCCAACTGCTACCTGGATTTACAAGCGGGTTCTGGCGGCACAGAAGCCCAGGACTGGGCCAGCATGCTGCTGCGTATGTACCTACGCTGGGCTGAATCAAAAGGCTTCAAAACTGAAATCATCGAAGAATCTGATGGTGATGTTGCTGGCCTAAAGTCAGCCACCATTAAGATCATCGGCGATTACGCCTTTGGCTGGTTACGTACTGAAACTGGCGTTCATCGCCTGGTTCGTAAAAGCCCATTTGACTCCGGTGGCCGTCGTCATACCTCTTTCAGTTCTGCTTTTGTCTATCCAGAAGTTGATGATGATATTGATATCGAAATCAACCCGGCAGATCTGCGTATTGACGTTTACCGCGCATCCGGTGCGGGTGGTCAGCACGTCAACAAAACGGAATCTGCGGTACGTATTACCCACCTTCCAACCAATATCGTGACTCAATGCCAGAATGACCGTTCTCAGCATAAGAACAAAGATCAAGCGATGAAGCAGTTGAAGGCGAAGCTGTATGAGTTTGAGATGCAAAAGAAAAATGCTGATAAGCAGGTTTTGGAAGACAATAAGTCTGATATCGGTTGGGGTAGCCAGATCCGTTCTTATGTACTGGATGATTCCCGTATCAAAGATTTGCGTACCGGCGTGGAAACACGTAACACGCAAGCGGTACTGGATGGTGATCTGGACAAATTCATTGAAGCAAGTTTGAAAGCCGGGCTATGAGGAACTGAGATGTCAGAGCAAAAACCACAAGTCGCTGAGCAAGCGCAAGAACCAGAACTCAATAGTGAGTTACAAGCTCGTCGGGAAAAGCTGGCCTTGCTGCGGGAAAAGGGAATTGCGTTCCCTAATGATTTCCGTCGTGAGCACCTCTCTGACCAGCTACATGCTGAGTACGGGAGTAAAGAGAATGAAGAGTTAGAAGCACTGAATATCGAAGTCACCGTTGCTGGTCGTATGATGACCCGCCGTATTATGGGTAAAGCATCATTCGTCACACTGCAAGATGTCGGTGGCCGCATTCAGTTGTACGTTTCCCGCGATGATCTGCCGGAAGGCATTTATAACGAAGAATTCAAAAAGTGGGATCTGGGCGATATTCTGGGTGCTCGTGGCAAGCTGTTTAAAACTAAAACCGGTGAGTTGTCTATCCACTGTAGCGAACTGCGCCTGTTGACTAAAGCGCTGCGTCCGCTGCCGGATAAATTCCACGGCTTGGCTGATCAGGAAACCCGTTACCGCCAGCGTTATTTGGATCTGATCGCTAACGATGAATCTCGCCATACGTTCAAAGTTCGTTCGCAGGTGATGTCTGGTATTCGTAGTTTCATGGTGGAAAAAGGCTTCATGGAAGTCGAAACCCCTATGATGCAAGTGATCCCAGGTGGTGCCTCAGCGCGTCCGTTTGTGACTCATCACAATGCGCTGGATATCGATATGTACTTGCGCATCGCGCCAGAACTGTATCTGAAACGCCTGGTCGTTGGTGGTTTTGAACGTGTATTCGAAATCAACCGCAACTTCCGTAATGAGGGTGTTTCCCCGCGTCATAACCCAGAGTTCACCATGATGGAACTCTATATGGCGTATGCGGATTACAAAGATCTGATCGTGCTGACGGAAGAACTGTTCCGCACTCTGACTGAAACCGTATTGGGTAGCAGTGTGGTGCAGTATGGCGAGCAGACATTCGATTTCGGTAAGCCTTTTGCCAAATTGACCATGAAAGAAGCCATTTGCAAATATCGCCCTGAAACCAATGTGGCAGATTTGGACGATATGGACAAAGCTTTGGCCATTGCTGAGTCATTAGGCATTAAAGTTGAGAAGAGCTGGGGGCTGGGCCGCGTTCAATGTGAGATCTTCGAGGAGACCGCAGAGAGCCATCTGATTCAGCCAACTTTCATTACTGAATATCCAGCAGAAGTTTCTCCGCTGGCACGTCGTAATGATGATAATCCGTTTATCACTGACCGCTTTGAGTTCTTTATCGGTGGCCGTGAGATTGGTAACGGTTTCTCAGAGTTGAATGATGCTGAAGATCAGGCTCAGCGTTTTGCTGATCAGGTTAGCGCTAAAGAAGCTGGCGATGATGAAGCGATGTTCTACGATGAAGACTACGTCACCGCGCTGGAACATGGTTTGCCGCCAACTGCTGGTTTGGGCATCGGTATCGACCGTATGGTGATGTTGTTTACCAACAGCCACACCATCCGTGACGTTATCTTGTTCCCGGCTATGCGCCCGGTTAAATAAGTTATTGTGGTCACGGTAATCTATAAGGGTGCTGTAGCACCCTTTTTACTAAGCAAAATAGCCATAGTGATACTTGGTTTAATCTAATCGCTTAAAATACCGGCGCTTAGACCATATCTTCGCTTGCCCACGAGGAAGAACCGGTTATAATGCAAACCGCACACCGAAGCGGGTGTAGTTCAATGGTAGAACGAGAGCTTCCCAAGCTCTATACGAGGGTTCGATTCCCTTCACCCGCTCCAAAACTTCCTTAACGTATTAATTCCACTGTCTTTTTAAAAATCATACGTGATGGCACTCGTGATCCTCCTACAAAGGAGTGATACAGCCGATGGCTCAGCGTTATAATCTCTATCGACGTTCCAGCGGGATATACGTTCTGCGGATCACCGTTCCGGTTCGTTATCGTGCCCTGATAGGGCAGCGTGAAATACATTCATCTACCCGCACAACTTACCTTGCAAATGCCAGAGTGATCGCCGCGCGTTTGCTGGAGAAGTGGTATGCGTCTCTGGAAGAGTTCAGACAATTGGATAAAGAGAAGATTCGGGGTAATGCCCCACTGTTAGCTGGCGCTGGTAAAATCAGCCTGTCATTGTTTTGTGAGTCATTTGGGGTTGAGCTTGAGACGGTCATTCAGCATCTACTGGCGAACAACGTTCCGGTCTATTGCTTTGCTGAAGGGCGGACAGCTTTCCAAATCGAAGATTACACTGAAGTGGAGCGAGAAGATAACGGTGGTTTTGTGCTCAACAACCTTGAGCAGAAAGGCATAGAGGGCGTAATCCGGGGCTACGTCCGGCTGTTTCATTCCAGTTATGCGTTTAAGCAGTTATTAGAGCATGGGTATACTGATGAGGGTGCGTTCAGAACGAATGGTGATAACCGTCTTTCTATCTGGCTGATGGATTTCCCTGGAGTCAGATTGGATGCAAGTTCTTTGTTTATCAATAATGTGCAGGCTGAGAATCTGCGTAGCATCTGGGATAAAGCGTTGGCTAAATCTGAACCGGAATTGCCTGTTCTATCATGTGTTCCTGCTCTTGTATCAGCGCCAGTTTCTCCAATTGTTGTAGTCACTAACCCGTTTTGTAACCCGATATACGCCGCTAAAACTATTTCTGAAGTTCTGGAGAAGTTTATTGGATACAAGAAGACAGGGGATTTTAAACTTGCCAGTGAGAATAAAATTCGTTCGCGGATAGCTCACTTTATCGAAGTCATGGGCGACTTAACGCTTGCAGATTTAGATCGCGATGTAGTGAAAGATTACGTTGTCAAAATGCAGAATATGCCCGGTAATTTGTATTTGATGCGGCGTAGGTATGATGCTGAAGATTTTAACCAGCTTATCGAAAAAGCACTTGCTGCTGATGAGCCAAAAATGACTAAAGATGCTATAGAGCGCCATATAGCATCAATGGGGGCGATGTTGGAATGGGCACGCAAGGAAACCTACCTGATCGCTAACCCTACGGAAAACGTCTTAGCGAAACGTAAGAGAACAAGTAAAGATCAAGATAAGCGTAATCAATTCACTGATGATGAGTTAGAACTAATATTTTCCGCTGATTGGTTTAAAAAAGGCGCAGGTATACCAAATAAATTTGGGCGTTATATCAACTTTCGCCCTTATCACTATTGGCTACCATTGCTGGCTTTGTATTCCGGTGGTCGAATCAATGAACTGTGCCAGCTTTACATTTCTGATATTCGGATGAGCGAAAATAGTGTTGCGTATTTAGATTTTAACCTAGATACCCCGGATAAAGTTGTGGATGACGAAATGGAAGCTGACAAGTCATTGAAAAATATCAATTCTCAGCGACAGATGCCAATACATCCAGAACTCATTAAACTTGGTTTTCTCAAATATGTAGAAGCGTTGAAAGCGAACGGACAAGAACGCCTTTTTCCTGAATTAAAACATAATGAAATTAAAGGTTATCGCGGTTATGCATCGAAATGGTTTAACGAGAATTACCTCGGGAAACAACTTGAACTGCCACGCAACGGGAAGAGGGTTTTCCACTCACTTCGTCATAACTATGTTAACCACCTCGACAGGCTGGAATTAAGCGAGCGTATGATCGCGCAGTTGGTCGGTCATGCTCGTGGTAGCACAACTGCAATGACGACTTACCGCAAAGACCGGGCAGTTGAAGAACAATTCGATGCTATCTCTAAGTTAACCTACGACCTTCCTGATATTAAACCATTTGATGTCAAAGCGGGGCTTAAAGCTTTGAAGGATGCTTTACGCAAGCAGAGGCCGTGATATGTATTCGCTCACGTGCCATGGGAAGCTCTCTGGCACGTTTTCTATAAAGGGGCGTAGATTTGCAGGTTTCAGATTTGTAGCGCTCTCTGGGGTGTTTGGTCTAGTTGGTTTAACAGAACATATGCAGTCCACTGTTTGAGAATATTTTAGTTTTAGTTCTCAATCTTTGTGCTCCAGAGTTGTTCCATCCTTTTCAGGCTCTGGTATTGTTGTTTTAAAGCACTATCAGGTGCATCAGTAGCTACCCTGTCAAACAATTCCCTGTTTGTGTCTTTGAATGCTTCATTCAGTAGCAGAGTGGTCATTTCATGCTTGGCTTGCATCTGCCTAAACTTCGCAAAATTCCTGTCCGCTCTCCGCTCACTACTGTAAATCCAATACCCCAAATACAGTGAGAAAATGGACATGGATACAACAACGGAAATGACAGGCTTAAAATCGTAGTGAAAGCCCACAAAAAGGCCTGTTGCAGCACCAACACACATTAAGACAACGGAAAATATCATGGTTTTTAGAAAAAGCTCCGTTTTTCCCATAGAACACCTACCATTAAAAGAATTCATGATTTGAGCCATTATGCCACTATAAGGATGATTCTGCCGCCTCCGAAGTTTTTAAACGCTATGCCTGAGAGGGGGACTGGCAAACCTAGGGCTTCCACTTTTCGGCGCGACAATTTTTCCGGTAGCTTTTGTCGTATTGGTTGGGGGCTGGTGGGGGCTAAGCTGAAACTTCAAAACAACTGAGTTGTATTTTCTTCTTAACTTATTGTTTTGTTTTATATGTTTTATTTAAACCTCTTCTCTGGGGAGCAAAACTAGCCCAAGGGATCAATGCGATAATTTGCAGTGAGATCCTTGGCTAATCAGGCTTCCGGAGTTGTAACCTCTTCTCTGGGTCCCTGCTTGGATCGGCGATGTGAGCTACTCTGCTTTAAAAAAGACTCACCAGAGTAAGCCCTTTGCAAAACATGATAACTCACTATTGGATATTGGCTATGCAAGTCCAAGACTCAGCACCTCACATAACCTCACGCACTCTGGCATACGCCGCCTTTCGGAACTAGACCAGTGGGTAATAGTGCGACCCTCTTTTCACCCCGGCTCCGCTACGCTAGCGGCTGAGCCTTGTTGATACGCCATTCCGGGTAAGCGTCTGTATACCAAAACCCCGAAAATGTATTCTAATAGTAACATTTCGAATCTCAAGTTCAACATGATTTTGATTCTACTTGGTTCCCAGCAGCACAAGAGTGAGGTCTTCACCACTAGGCATTGATGCCAGTCCCGTGTCTTTACGCATTTCAACGGTCATCGAAATGAATGCGTCTCTTTGAGGTTTCGTCGCCATTGAGGCCCCCAGTCTCTCGAATTCTGCGAACGCTTCGATCACTCGTCTAGAACCGTAGAGACAGATCCTGGCTTTTGCATCAGCGACTTTGATGAATGCGTCCGAGCGCTTTTCATCTGCTATTTTTTTGTCCGGTATATGTCTGGTTTGGGCTTGCTCGCAAACGCCCTTCAAATAATCCATGTATGACTTTGTTTTCATGTCACGCAACGCTCGTTTGTATTCGATTTGACGAGTAAAAACGTATTGGAGAAAAGCACCGATAATAACTCCAGCGAAGGGTAAATATGGGAGGAGAGAATCCAGCATCTTCAGTTCCGTTATTTCTGGGAGGATATCTTTATCATGCCTCGTTTTTGGGATGAGTAGCTATAGCAGTTCAACTGCTGCCAACAAACGACCGTTTTCCGGCACCCCTTCGCAGGTATCTTCCGGGATGTTGAAAAATTAGCCTTGGCAATTGTTGGCAGGCGTCCTATTGTTGACACCGTTTTCTGACAGGTATTGAGAGGTGTTGAGAATGGCGATTTTCGGCTACGGGCGTGTCTCTACCGCTCAGCAAGATACGGAGAACCAGAGGTTGGAGCTTGAGCAAGCTGGTTGGATGTTTGACTTTTGGTTTGCCGATATTGTTAGCGGGAAAGTTCAGGCAATTCAGCGTAAGGCGTTTGCTGAAATGCTTGGCAAAATTCGAACCGGTGAAACGCTGGTAGTGGCAAAACTCGACCGTTTGGGGCGTGATGCTATTGACGTGCTCCAGACAGTCCGATTGTTATCTGATCGCGGCATCAAGGTGATCGTCCACCAGCTTGGAACAACTGACCTCACTTCTGCTGCCGGTAAGCTTCTATTGTCGATGTTGGCAGCGGTTGCGGAGATGGAGCGTGATCTACTGATTGAACGCACTCAGGCGGGTTTGTCGCGAGCAAAAGCCGAAGGCAAGAAATTGGGTAGACCTTCTAAAATCGCACCAGAAGCCCGTAGAGCGATTATAGAGAAAAAGAGTAGCGGAATCAGTGTCAGTGCGTTAGCGCGTGAATACGGCGTTTCCAGAGCAACTATAGCCGCGTTGCTTTAAACGTTTATTGCTTCTCGAAGCTCTTGGGCGACAACTCGTTGTATAGCGGTTCTAACTTTCAGACCGCAGGGCTTATCTCAGAGAAAGATTGCCAATACACTTAATCATTTGGGCATAACTACGCCTCATGGTGGAACTTGGCGATTGTCTCAGGTTCATGGAATAATCAGTAGGTTAGAAGAAAATGTGAAAGAAGAGACTCAGTTTAAAATGCTTTCGGTTGCGTTAAATGAATTCTTCACTTAAAACATAACGGTGTCGCATATGTCGATGTTTATGAGAGAGTTAAGTTAAATTGAAGAGCGTGTTCTTCTTTGTTCCAATGTCTTCGGTGGATGCGATACAGTCTAACCTTATGAATTGCTTATGAAATCTTCTTTCAGCGCATTGTATGAAAGATAGGAGGCAATTCTTATCTATAAAAATAACTGTTAGAGGCTATCATGGATGTCTTACAGGAAATATTGAAATGGTCTAGTTCCGAGCTACCCCTCTGGGCAAGAGACTGCTTAAGGAGACAATTGGCTTCTCCCTCATTGGAGGATAGTGATTATGAAGAATTATTGGAATTGATAAAGATTGAAAATAAAATATTGCCCTCCGATAAATTAGAATCTCTCCCCTTAAATAAGGATCATATTCCGGTTTCAGCGGTTAATGATCAAGTCATTAAGATTAAAGAACTAAGTAGTCTTGTTCACGTGAACAGGATTGCGCCTGACCAAAAAATTGCATTCTGTGATAATGGGATTACCATCATTTATGGTATGAATGGTGCGGGAAAATCAGGATACGGGCGAGTTCTCAAGCATGCATGTAGAGCACGAGATAAAGGTGGTGCGATACTCCCTAATGTAAACCTGCCTGGCTATTCATCCAATATACCTAACGGGAAATTTAAAATTTCTCTGAATGGGAAAGAACACGATTTACAATGGTCTTATAATTCACCATCCCCAGAATTGTTGTCCTCAATTAGTGTTTTTGATACTCTTTGTGCATCATCATATCTGAAAGAAGGCGAGGCTGCTTATTTACCTCGCGGTCTCGATATTCTTGAAGAATTTGCAAATATAATAATTCCTAAATTAGCAGAAAAAGTTTTAGCCGAGGCTAAGGCTATAGATGTGAATAAAGAGATAACTCAAATTTTTACAGATGGCACTAGTGTATCTGATATATGTAAAGTATTGGACCATAAAACAGATGTCGTAAAATTAAGAGATTTAGCCACTTTAAGTGATTCCGAGCTAAGTAGAGATAAAGAGCTAGATAGAGTTCTGGCAGAAAAAAATCCTGAGGAAAAGTATAAAGAATTACTAAGAAGTGTATCGCACATAAAAGAGCTTTGCGTTAGGATCAATAATCAAAGTAAGTTTATAAATAACGCGGCCATGACAAAGCTTAAGTCGTTGATCGAAGGCGTTACTAATGCAGAAAAGGCATTAAATGAGTCAGCGCAAAAACTTGCGGCCGGAGATGATTTATTGCCTAACACTGGTGAAGGTATCTGGAGAGATTTGTTTCTGTCTGCCAAAAAATACTCGCTCAGTTGTGCTTACCCAGGCCATGATTTTCCCTCCGTTGGTCGTGATGCAAAATGCGTTTTATGCCAGCAACCTATATCTGAAGCAACTGACAGAATGTTACGCTTCAATGAGTTTATTAATGATGATATATCTAAATTATTAGATGAAAGAAAATCTTCTCTAAAAACAGCTAGAGAAAAAATATATACTGCTACCCTTGATTTTAGTTTTAATGCTGCAATACATATTGAAATTGGCAATGAGCATAGCGAATTAATTGAAAGAGTTAATAAGTATCAAGAAGATATTATCAATACAAAGACTGCAATGCTTTCAATGATTGATAGTAAGAACTTCGCGAATATCGAATTTGATTATAATCCAATTTCAGAGCTAAGACTTCTGGCTGCTAGCAAGTTACGTGAAGCAAGGTTATATAAGCAAGCATCCAAAAAAAGAAAGATTGACGCTCTAATAAAGGAAAGTAAAGAACTCAAAGCACGAATTATGCTTGCGGAAAAATTAGAAGGCTTAATTTCTTTAGTTGGTAGGTTGAAGTTATATAACACTCTTAACTCAATTAGCTTTTCAGCATTATCAAAAAAAGTATCAGATAAATCCAAGTTGTTTGCAAATTCAATAATAAGTAATGCGTTAAAAAAAGATTTGGATGAAGAATTTTCTAAATTGGGTGTTTCTCATATAAAAACAGTTCTCAAACCAAGAGTTTCTAAGGGGAAGGTTTTTTATAGTTTGCTTTTGGATATACCTGTCTCAAATAAGGTGGATTTAATTTTGAGTGAAGGGGAACAGAGGGCTGTATCGTTAGCATCTTTTTTAGCTGAATTAAAACTTGCCAACCATTCATGTGGGATCATTTTTGATGATCCAGTATCTTCTCTTGATCATCATAGAAGAAGACGGGTAGCAACAAGATTGGTTGAAGAAGCAAAAAATCGGCAGGTAATAATCCTCACGCATGATATCGCTTTTTTGAGCGAGTTAATATTTGCTACCGAGAAAAATAATGTCGATAGCTTAATACATCACCTGCAATGGACTGGAGATTTTTCAGGCTGCGTTTATGATGGTTTACCTTGGGACAAGGTCAGCTATAAAACCAGAGTTGAAAAGTTAAAACAAGAATCTCGGCAATTAGATCCTTGGCCTGTATATCCCAGTGCTGAGCAAGATAACTCGATGCGAAGATTATATAGCCGTATGAGATCAACGGTTGAGAAAATGGTTGAAGATGTGATATTCGCTGGGATTGTGGTTAGATTCAGTGAAATTA
The sequence above is drawn from the Yersinia intermedia genome and encodes:
- a CDS encoding recombinase family protein; translated protein: MAVLTFRPQGLSQRKIANTLNHLGITTPHGGTWRLSQVHGIISRLEENVKEETQFKMLSVALNEFFT
- the prfB gene encoding peptide chain release factor 2 (programmed frameshift), with the translated sequence MFEINPVKNRIQDLSDRTDILRGYLDYDAKKERLEEVNAELEQPDVWNEPERAQALGKERSALEEIVSTIDQLDQGMEDVSGLLELAIEADDEETFNEAIAELDILDGKLGQLEFRRMFSGEYDSANCYLDLQAGSGGTEAQDWASMLLRMYLRWAESKGFKTEIIEESDGDVAGLKSATIKIIGDYAFGWLRTETGVHRLVRKSPFDSGGRRHTSFSSAFVYPEVDDDIDIEINPADLRIDVYRASGAGGQHVNKTESAVRITHLPTNIVTQCQNDRSQHKNKDQAMKQLKAKLYEFEMQKKNADKQVLEDNKSDIGWGSQIRSYVLDDSRIKDLRTGVETRNTQAVLDGDLDKFIEASLKAGL
- the lysS gene encoding lysine--tRNA ligase → MSEQKPQVAEQAQEPELNSELQARREKLALLREKGIAFPNDFRREHLSDQLHAEYGSKENEELEALNIEVTVAGRMMTRRIMGKASFVTLQDVGGRIQLYVSRDDLPEGIYNEEFKKWDLGDILGARGKLFKTKTGELSIHCSELRLLTKALRPLPDKFHGLADQETRYRQRYLDLIANDESRHTFKVRSQVMSGIRSFMVEKGFMEVETPMMQVIPGGASARPFVTHHNALDIDMYLRIAPELYLKRLVVGGFERVFEINRNFRNEGVSPRHNPEFTMMELYMAYADYKDLIVLTEELFRTLTETVLGSSVVQYGEQTFDFGKPFAKLTMKEAICKYRPETNVADLDDMDKALAIAESLGIKVEKSWGLGRVQCEIFEETAESHLIQPTFITEYPAEVSPLARRNDDNPFITDRFEFFIGGREIGNGFSELNDAEDQAQRFADQVSAKEAGDDEAMFYDEDYVTALEHGLPPTAGLGIGIDRMVMLFTNSHTIRDVILFPAMRPVK
- the dsbC gene encoding bifunctional protein-disulfide isomerase/oxidoreductase DsbC; the protein is MRKSLLLLPVLIAAFAGPVNADDAAIQQTLKKLDIQQADVQPSPIPGLSTVMTESGVLYISADGKHLLQGPLYDVSGSQPVNITNQMLVKKLEALSSEMIVYKAPQEKHVVTVFTDITCGYCHKLHEQMKDYNALGITVRYLAFPRQGLSSQAEKDMRSIWCMADRNKAFDDAMKGTEVSPATCKTDISKHYQLGVQFGIQGTPAIVLQNGTIVPGYLEPKEMLAMLNKHQASLKAAG
- the recJ gene encoding single-stranded-DNA-specific exonuclease RecJ → MTLKTQLRRREAADDSHLPAQLHPLLRRLYASRGVKTATELERGVKGLLPWQQLDGIDAGVTLLQQALADKRRIVIVGDFDADGATSTALAVLALRSMGGSNVDYLVPNRFDDGYGLSPEVVEQVAARGAELIVTVDNGISSHAGVDLAHTLGIQVLVTDHHLPGETLPAAEAIINPNLVGCDFLSKSLAGVGVTFYLMLALRARLRVSGWFEQRALAEPNLAELLDLVALGTVADVVPLDANNRILVHQGLSRIRAGKCRPGVRALLEVANRDARQLAANDLGFSLGPRLNAAGRLDDMSIGVALLLTDDIAQARALAIDLDALNQARREIEQGMQVEALQLCDQLERTSTELPYGIAMYHPEWHQGVVGILASRIKERFHRPVIAFAPAGEGLLKGSGRSVAGLHMRDALERLDTLNPGLMLKFGGHAMAAGLSLEQDKFDEFRQRFADLVGEWMDASQLEGVIWSDGELKGNELSLETAELLRDGGPWGQSFPEPTFDGKFRILQQRLVGERHLKLMIEPLNGGPLLDGIAFNIDTTLWPDSSVREVKLAYKLDINEYRGNRSVQLLVQHLWPY
- a CDS encoding recombinase family protein — protein: MAIFGYGRVSTAQQDTENQRLELEQAGWMFDFWFADIVSGKVQAIQRKAFAEMLGKIRTGETLVVAKLDRLGRDAIDVLQTVRLLSDRGIKVIVHQLGTTDLTSAAGKLLLSMLAAVAEMERDLLIERTQAGLSRAKAEGKKLGRPSKIAPEARRAIIEKKSSGISVSALAREYGVSRATIAALL
- a CDS encoding site-specific integrase produces the protein MAQRYNLYRRSSGIYVLRITVPVRYRALIGQREIHSSTRTTYLANARVIAARLLEKWYASLEEFRQLDKEKIRGNAPLLAGAGKISLSLFCESFGVELETVIQHLLANNVPVYCFAEGRTAFQIEDYTEVEREDNGGFVLNNLEQKGIEGVIRGYVRLFHSSYAFKQLLEHGYTDEGAFRTNGDNRLSIWLMDFPGVRLDASSLFINNVQAENLRSIWDKALAKSEPELPVLSCVPALVSAPVSPIVVVTNPFCNPIYAAKTISEVLEKFIGYKKTGDFKLASENKIRSRIAHFIEVMGDLTLADLDRDVVKDYVVKMQNMPGNLYLMRRRYDAEDFNQLIEKALAADEPKMTKDAIERHIASMGAMLEWARKETYLIANPTENVLAKRKRTSKDQDKRNQFTDDELELIFSADWFKKGAGIPNKFGRYINFRPYHYWLPLLALYSGGRINELCQLYISDIRMSENSVAYLDFNLDTPDKVVDDEMEADKSLKNINSQRQMPIHPELIKLGFLKYVEALKANGQERLFPELKHNEIKGYRGYASKWFNENYLGKQLELPRNGKRVFHSLRHNYVNHLDRLELSERMIAQLVGHARGSTTAMTTYRKDRAVEEQFDAISKLTYDLPDIKPFDVKAGLKALKDALRKQRP